TGATTAAAAAACCGTTATCTATATTATCTTTTTTCATTATTAATCTCTTTTTCCATAACACGTCTAATATCTGTTATGCTTTGTATTTCGTCATCTATTGTTGTGCTTGAGAACATTAATGCATTTGAATCTTTATGGTCAGGGTGAAAACCGTGCATTCCTGGTATTACTTTTAATCCAAAATAACTGGGATTGATTAATATGCCAGGTTTGGTTAAAAAGAATACTTCTCCAAAACGATTGCCTTCAAAAAAAACATGCATTTTTTTCAACTCATCATGTGTAACAATAGAGCCTTCTTCAACATTTTCAAGAATTCCTTGTATTTTAATTTTTGCAGTTTCATTCATAAACCAGAATCTGGCCATGGTAGAATCATACATTGCAACATAATCTTTTCCATACTCTAAATTACTTTCTTCTATAGAAGAAATTAAATCAATACTTCCTGTTGTATCACACATTCCATGGTCACTGAAAATATGTAGGCTCACTTCATCATAATGATTACACGCATGCATATACACATCTTCTATTTGTTCTTCTAACCATAAAAGTTTATTTTTGGTCTCATCTTTTTGTGTACCATAGGTATGCATAACACCATCAAGAGTAGGAAGGTACAAATAAGTAAATTCTATTTCTTTTTTTTCTATCTCTTTTTTTAAAACATTAATGTTATATGTTTCACTTTTTCTCCAGTTGGAACAGTGGTAAGGGATATTATTTTCCACACACCAGTCAAAAATGGTATCCGTTTTTAATATTCCTTTGGGAACAAAATAGTCTCTTTTCTCAAGATAATCAAAATAAGGAAGATATTTAAAAGGCACACTGTAAAGCTCAAAATATCCTGTATAACCATAAAATATTTTTATTAATTTACTCAAATAATGTCTTGGTCTAAAACGATCAAAAATTATCTTAGGCAAAAAGGATAAATACTTAAAAAATTTAAAAGGAGAGTTTTTAGGATCGTAATAAAAGCTTGACCAGTGAGTATGTTCATCCGGATAACGTCCCGTAAGAATGGAAGGATCAGCTGCAGAAGAAAAACCAAAGGTCGTTTTTAAAGGTTTTGCATCTTTTATAATTGAGAGATTAAAACCGTGTTTTTTATATACCTCCCAGCCAAAACCATCAATAAAAACAAAAAGTGATAACTTTTTCATGTTACATCCTTTTTTCAATTTTTATGATTGTAATAAATAAGTGTGCAAACAAAATGCAAAAAAGAATAGGTATTTTTTATCAAATATTCAGAGAAAAAGAAAACTCTTTCACTTTTAATGATTTTATATCTTGGATTTATTTTAGGTAGTTGTTTTTTAGAGCTCTTGTGATGCTAAAGTATTTGCTCTTTTGTATGAGCTTTGAATCTCAAAGGATTTAGGATTGTATCTCTAGAATTTTCTTGAGTATTTTATATATCAATAAGAGTATCAAAAATATCTGTTTGTTGTTTCCCTATTTTCTTTTTGTGAAATATGGATGTTTTTTCTATATTTTCACTTTCAGATTTAAGTTTAAAATCTATAATTTGTTTTTCAAAAGACTTTTCTAAGTAATGGGAAAAATCTACATCATCTTTGCACGTATGCTTTAAGAGTGAACTTTTCTTGCAAGAATTTATATTATTATGAATTTTCATATTTATCCTTTATTAGGATTATATTGCACTTATGTGAAGAAAGTGTTTATTTAAATTATTAAAATTACCCTCTTTTTTATTCTAAGAAACTTCTATTTTAGACTAGATAAAGAGGGGAACAAGCAAAGGTGGTGATTACCCCCTTTTTTAAGTGACTGGATTTAGAGCTAATATAAAGCTATCGCATTCGTTCTTTTTGTCACATTTATCTAAAATATATTGATAACCACATAGAATTACTTTTAATATAAATAAAGGTGTAGTTTCTTTTGTTATATGTCAAGATAAAATATCTTCTTTATTCGGAACTTTTTTTAATAAAATGTATACCTGCTCTTTCTTCTTCATTTACACTTAGTTTGAAGATATCTGGACGAGAATAATGTCCTGTTGGATCCATGTCATAACGTGCTTTTACAATATCATCTAAGTTGATTTCTGCAGAAATAATTCCTTCTTCATTGTATAAAGGACCTGCAATAATCTCGCCCATAGGAGAAATAATGACACTTCCTCCTTTAATAATAGGTTTATCTTTAGGCCATTTTTCACTTTTCACATAAGAATTTTCTGGTGCTTTTATAAATTGACAAGCACTGATTAGAAAAACCCTACCTTCATATGCAATGTGTTTCATACTTGACTGCCAAATCTCACGATCATCCACAGTGGATGCACACCATATTTCAATTCCTTTAGTATACATAGCTGTTCGTAATAGTGGCATATAGTTTTCCCAGCAGATTGCAGATCCTATTTTCCCAACATATGTTTCTATTACTGGTAGGGTAGAACCATCTCCTTTGGCCCAAATTAGTCTTTCACTGGCAGTGGGCATTAGTTTTCTATGTTTTGCAAGTATTTTTCCTTTTTCAGATATAAATACTGTTGTGCAATACAAGGTGGTATTGTCTCTTTCAATAATACCTATTATCATTGAGGTATTGCAACGTTTTGCTAATTTTGAAAGTGCAAGTATTTCTGGACCCTCGATTTTTATGGATTCTTTCCAATAATTTAAGAATTCTTCTCTGCCTTCGTCTGTTCTAAATCCAACTTTAGTACCAAAGTCTGAACCTTTTGGATAACCTCCTAATAATGCTTCTGGCATGACGAGTAAATCACAATTGGATTTTAGAATATCTTTTTCATAATCCAATATCTTTTCTACTGTTGCTTTTGTTCCTTTGTCATGGCTTCCAATTTGTAATGCTGCAATAATTCTTTTTCTCATACGTATCCTTTTAAAATATATAGCGAGTAATTAAGCAAAAGTATATTAAAATTTTTAATCTAATGTCAAATTACTCATGATTATTACTTATATAAAGGAAACTTATATGGACTCAAATCTTCTCAAAATATTTACAAGTGTTGTTGAAAAAAAAAGCATTACTTTAGGTGCTAAAAAGCTTAAAGTGACGCAATCAAACGTTACATTAAGAATTAAACAGCTTGAAAAAACATTAGGATTTTTAGTGTTTCACAGAACTTCCAAAGGTATCGTATTAACAACACAAGGGGAGGAATTACTTCCTTTTGCCAAGGATATTGTGCAAAAAATGGAAGAAATAGAAGTTAGAATGAAAAATATTAAAGTTCAAAACTCATTAAGACTTGCCTCAACCTATTCAAATGCAAGTATTCGATTAATTTCATTTTTAAAACAAATCAATACTGATTTTCCAAGTATGCAAGTAGATATTATTACCAATAATACCTTGCCTATTATTCAGTTATTGCTTGATTATAAAATAGACATTGCTTTTATTAATCATGAACCAAAGAACAAAGACTTGCTTGTGTTAAATACATTTGATAATGAATTATTATTATTGGAATCAAAACAAAAATCAACAAACAAAACTATTTTAGCCTATGGACCAAGCTGTGCATTTTACAAAGCAATGAAAGACTATTATACACATCTCGATATTACAGAATATAAAACAATCGAAATAGAAGATTTTGAGATTATTCTTTCTTGTATAGAGTTAGGAATGGGGAGATCTCTTATTCCAAAATCCATTGTTAAAAAATTCGGATATTTAAGTAAATTGAAACTGACACCCCTTTCCAAAAATATTGTAGATGTACCTACTTGTTTAGTTTGTAGAAAAGACAATCTTCCTAAGATTAGTGAATATTTGAAAAAATTACAATTATAAAGAATAAATCTTTGACTAAATTTATGATATAATTTAGCATAAAAGGGATAAATAGATATCATAAATAGATTCATTTATTCTAAAAGGGTAAATTGTGATTGAATTAATGAGTCCATATGATATTATGGAAAAATTTGTTGAAGGTATAGAAAAACAAAGAGTTAGAAAAAATATGACACAAGTGGATTTATACAAAGCTGCTGGTATGTCTGCTAAATCATATGCTAATTATATAAGCAGTAAAAACACAAAATTTGAAAATATTATTAAGCTTATGATTGCTCTTGATATGACATCAAAGTTAGACATATTACTTACACAAGAAAAGTACATATCTCTTGATGAAATTAGAAATCAAAAAAAACAAAAAGTAAGAAAAAGAGTAAGAAAAGGATAAAACATGCAAGAAATTAATGCCTATATTTATGGCAAAAAAATAGGAACAATGATTGAGCATGAAGGAAGAGTTTATTTTGAGTATGAAAAAGAGTTTAAATTAGAAGGCTTAGAAATATCACCTATTAAACTGCATACTACAAAAACAAAAGATGCTTATAGCAGCTCAGATCAAATTGGACTTTATCATGGAATTGCGGGAGTGTTCTTTGATTCTTTACCTGATAAACATGGTATGCCTTTTATTGACAGATATTTTGAAAAAAAAGGACTTAGAGCTTTTGAAATGACTATTTTGCATAAACTTGCATTTATTGGAAATAGGGGTATGGGAGCTATTGAATACTTGCCAAAAGAAGAAGACCTTCCTTTGTCTTCTGATTTTGCAATTAATGCAAAAAAAGCATATGAGGAAATGAAACAAAGCTTAGAAAAAGATGATTCTTCAATTGAAGCGTTAATGAATATTAGGCAAAGTGTATCACCTGTTGGTGGGGCTAGACCTAAGATGCTTGTGCAATATAACTATGTGAGCAGTGAGATTAGACTAAACAAAACGGCTTTACACCCTGGATATAAAAGAGCAATTATTAAATTTGATGAAGTTTATGAGTATATGGGAAGTATTGGTTTAACAAGGCTTGAATATATATCAATGAGTATGGCAAAAGAAATAGGAATAAATACAGCTCAATTTCAATTAATTAATGAAGGTAGCTCTAAACATTTACTTGTAAAAAGATTTGATAGAGATGATAATGATGAAAAAATACATATGTGTACAGCGTCAGGATTAATGCATCTTGATATCTCTATTTTAAAAGCTACCTCTTATGAACAACTATTTATGCTTACAAGAAATGTGTGTAAGTCCCAAGAAGATGTAGAAGAACTTTTTAAACGAATGATATTAAATATTCTGATTTTAAATTTTGATGACCATGCAAAAAACTTTGCATATTTAATGGACAGAAGTGGAAAATGGAGTTTGTCACCAGCTTATGATATTACCTATTCAAAAGGTGTAATGAAAGCACATACTACAAGCATTGCAGGAAAAGATTTAAATATTACAAGAGCTGATGTTCTAAAAATTGCAAAGAATCAAGCTATTAAAACAATACATGCTTCAAAAATTATTGATGATTGTATAAAAGTTGCAAAAACTTTTGAAGATAAAGCGATAGCTATTGCGCTAGATGCGGATACTAGAATAGAGTGTAAAAAAAATATTGATAGCCAAATAGAATTGCTTTTAGTATAAAGAATTTACTATCGTGTCCACGAAATGTGAAGAGCTCTTAAAAAGTGGATATTCTCTCTTCATTTTAAATGGCTGGTTTTAGAGCTCATAAAATGCTAACGCATTCCGTTCCTTACTTTTCTTTATTGAAAGAAACGTAACAAAAGAAGCAACTGCCATATTGTTAAAGGCTTACAGCTCCCCTCGCTTGTTATTTATTGTTTCTGCCTTGCGGAACTCCCTAAAACGTGCATTAAAGCACCTTTCTTAACGGTCAAACAGTCCTCATGCTGTTTCGAAACAATAAATAAACGCTCGGCTTCAACAAAGGCAGGATTTCCGCTCCTCGTATACTAAAAATAACTTCTTCTTTTAAAAGATAAAAGAGCACAGAACATATATTAAGTAAAATAACTTTTCATTGGGCTCTTCCCCTGACTTTGAGAAAGCTAAATTTTTTTATTTTTTAGCGAAAAAAGGTGAAAACTGTTAGAGCGTAAGAAATGTGCTCTTTAGCACGTTTTAGTGAGTTTTTGAACCTATCTAACAAATAAAAACATTTAGGAACCCGAAGGGCTTTATCAACTCGTCAGTTGCTTCTTTTTGTTTCTTTTTCTGACAACTAAGAAAAAGAAAAAAGCGCAAAGGTAACTTTGTATGAGCTCTTAAAACAATAATTATATTATGAAAAAGTGGAGATTCATTCTCTGGGGTGTAATTTTTGAGCTCTTAAAAGTGGAGATTCATTCTCTGGGGTGTAATTATAGCTAACAAATAAAAATATTTAGGAACCCGAAGGGCTTTTTCAATTCGTCAGTTGCTTCTTTTTGTTTCTTTTTCTGACAATTAAGAAAAAGAAAAAAGCGCAAAGGTTACTTTGTATGAGCTCCTAAAACAAAAGTCGTAAGCTTGTTTTGGTACATTTTGAAACAAGTGAATAACAGATTAATTCGTCTAGTAAATAAATTAAAGGTGACTATCCCCATTTATTAATATTATTAGTTGCTTAGTTATGTATAATATTGAAAAATTAAAGATTAATTAT
The Campylobacteraceae bacterium genome window above contains:
- a CDS encoding alkaline phosphatase family protein, yielding MKKLSLFVFIDGFGWEVYKKHGFNLSIIKDAKPLKTTFGFSSAADPSILTGRYPDEHTHWSSFYYDPKNSPFKFFKYLSFLPKIIFDRFRPRHYLSKLIKIFYGYTGYFELYSVPFKYLPYFDYLEKRDYFVPKGILKTDTIFDWCVENNIPYHCSNWRKSETYNINVLKKEIEKKEIEFTYLYLPTLDGVMHTYGTQKDETKNKLLWLEEQIEDVYMHACNHYDEVSLHIFSDHGMCDTTGSIDLISSIEESNLEYGKDYVAMYDSTMARFWFMNETAKIKIQGILENVEEGSIVTHDELKKMHVFFEGNRFGEVFFLTKPGILINPSYFGLKVIPGMHGFHPDHKDSNALMFSSTTIDDEIQSITDIRRVMEKEINNEKR
- a CDS encoding carbon-nitrogen hydrolase family protein codes for the protein MRKRIIAALQIGSHDKGTKATVEKILDYEKDILKSNCDLLVMPEALLGGYPKGSDFGTKVGFRTDEGREEFLNYWKESIKIEGPEILALSKLAKRCNTSMIIGIIERDNTTLYCTTVFISEKGKILAKHRKLMPTASERLIWAKGDGSTLPVIETYVGKIGSAICWENYMPLLRTAMYTKGIEIWCASTVDDREIWQSSMKHIAYEGRVFLISACQFIKAPENSYVKSEKWPKDKPIIKGGSVIISPMGEIIAGPLYNEEGIISAEINLDDIVKARYDMDPTGHYSRPDIFKLSVNEEERAGIHFIKKSSE
- a CDS encoding LysR family transcriptional regulator, whose translation is MDSNLLKIFTSVVEKKSITLGAKKLKVTQSNVTLRIKQLEKTLGFLVFHRTSKGIVLTTQGEELLPFAKDIVQKMEEIEVRMKNIKVQNSLRLASTYSNASIRLISFLKQINTDFPSMQVDIITNNTLPIIQLLLDYKIDIAFINHEPKNKDLLVLNTFDNELLLLESKQKSTNKTILAYGPSCAFYKAMKDYYTHLDITEYKTIEIEDFEIILSCIELGMGRSLIPKSIVKKFGYLSKLKLTPLSKNIVDVPTCLVCRKDNLPKISEYLKKLQL
- a CDS encoding helix-turn-helix transcriptional regulator, with protein sequence MIELMSPYDIMEKFVEGIEKQRVRKNMTQVDLYKAAGMSAKSYANYISSKNTKFENIIKLMIALDMTSKLDILLTQEKYISLDEIRNQKKQKVRKRVRKG
- a CDS encoding type II toxin-antitoxin system HipA family toxin; translation: MQEINAYIYGKKIGTMIEHEGRVYFEYEKEFKLEGLEISPIKLHTTKTKDAYSSSDQIGLYHGIAGVFFDSLPDKHGMPFIDRYFEKKGLRAFEMTILHKLAFIGNRGMGAIEYLPKEEDLPLSSDFAINAKKAYEEMKQSLEKDDSSIEALMNIRQSVSPVGGARPKMLVQYNYVSSEIRLNKTALHPGYKRAIIKFDEVYEYMGSIGLTRLEYISMSMAKEIGINTAQFQLINEGSSKHLLVKRFDRDDNDEKIHMCTASGLMHLDISILKATSYEQLFMLTRNVCKSQEDVEELFKRMILNILILNFDDHAKNFAYLMDRSGKWSLSPAYDITYSKGVMKAHTTSIAGKDLNITRADVLKIAKNQAIKTIHASKIIDDCIKVAKTFEDKAIAIALDADTRIECKKNIDSQIELLLV